GGTTCATTGACTTTACTGTATTTATTTTATGGTGTGTTTGGTGGAATCGGATTGGGTGTAGGTTACATCGCACCGGTATCAACACTTGTGAAATGGTTCCCTGACCGTAGGGGTCTTGCAACCGGTCTTGCCATCATGGGCTTTGGTTTTGCAGCTGCAATTGCCAGTCCGATCATGAATGATCTCATTTCAGGAGTAGGGATTGCCAACACATTTTTTGTTCTTGGGATTTCATACTTCATCATTATGACATTATCTTCTCTTTACCTGGCGAAACCTGAAGAAGGCTGGGTGCCGAAAGGGTTCAGCGAAGGCGGGAAGAAAATTCCTCAGGATTTATCTCAATTAACAGCAAACGAATCGATTAAAACAAGAAGATTCTATTACTTATGGATCATGTTATTCATCAATGTCACTTGCGGGATTGCCGTCATATCTGCCATGAAGCCACTTGCGGTTGAGAGCATCGGCTTGACGAAAGAAGCGGCAGCAGCACTTGTAGGCGGACTCGGAATTGCGAATGGACTTGGAAGGATCGGATGGGCATCGATTTCAGATTACATCGGCAGGGCCAATACATATACTGCATTCTTCCTGCTGCAGATTCCGATTTTCTTCTTCCTTCCTAACATTACGACACAATCGATTTATGCTGTGATGGTTGTCATTGTGTATGCATGCTATGGTGGAGGATTCGCGTCGATCCCGGCATTCATCGGGGATTTATTCGGAACGAAACAACTGGGTGCAATCCACGGTTATATTTTGACCGCCTGGGCGGCAGCGGGGCTTGTCGGTCCACTGTTTGCAGCGTATATCAAGGACTCAACAGGAAGCTACGCAGGAAGCTTGACGTTCTTTGCTGGATTATTTGTCATTGCCCTCGTCGTTTCATTCTTGATCCGTATCGATATTAAGAAATTACGGGCGAAGCTGGATGAAAAAGTAAAGAACTCGGTAGCGAGCTGAGTTTAAATAGTCTTATATTCTGAAAGAGTGTGGTAATATAGTTGTAGACACACTTGTTTTAGCGGGAGGGTTCAATGAATAAGTATGAAGCAGAATTCAGTAACTTAGTCCGTTCTTTCAGAAAAAAACATATGGGAAAGGGTCCGAGTAAGATCAATACGACGTTCTGTAAAAATTGGGCGATTTGTGAAATGGAAGGGAACCTCTCTCCTGTTGAAAAATTCATTTCAGGAACAGATAAAGGGAAACAAATCCTGAAATCAGCCCGGACAGAAATGGTCAAAGATTTATACCGGAACAATCCTCCTAAAGAAATGGAAGAGTTTCTAGGATGTGCATTTGTCGATTTATTCGTCGATATAGATATTGATCGAGATTTTGGGATGTCCATCTTCATCTTTGAGGAAAATATTGAAATGAAATATTGCAAATAGAATACCAGGATTGGCACTTGGCAGCGACCCTGCTAAAGACTAACCACCGTAACAATTTCCGCACAGGGAGATTACGGTGGTTTTTTATTTATTTAGAAAAGTTTGTGTAATCAACATGAGGAGTGATGTGAAATGGGTAAAACAAAACACCCGGGACCACAGAAAAAGCAGATAAAACCAGACCCGTCATTATGGGTAAGTCCGATACCGTTTGGATTAGGAAAAGTAAAGCCGAAGCATATTCGGGATACAATGAAAATCGCTTGGGATAACAGGGATAATATGGGGTATGCAACCCGGATCCTGACAGAAGGGGTATGTGACGGCTGTGCGCTTGGTGTATCCGGTCTGAACGACCAGACATTGACTGGCCCACATATTTGTACGACACGGATGAATGTCCTGAGATTGAATACGATGCCGGCGGTCAAGCCTGAAATTCTCCATGCTGATATCGATGAGCTTCGTCAATACGACAGCACCGAGCTGCGGAAACTGGGACGGATTCCATATCCGCTCATCCGCCGCAAGGGAGAGCGTTCATTTTCAAGGTTGACATGGGATGATGCGATGGATATGATCGCGGATAAGATGAAGTCACTCGATCCAAAGCAGTATGCTTTTTATTTAACGTCAAGAGGGATCACGAATGAGAGCTACTATGTAGCGGCGAAAGTAGCCCGTTTCTTGGGGACGAATAACATCGACAATGCGAGCCGCATCTGTCACTCCCCTTCAAAGACGGCACTGAAGCGTTCGGTCGGCGTCGGGGCTTCGACTTCAAACTATTTAGACTGGATCGGAACAGATGTCATTTTAGTATGGGGAAGCGTGGCGTCAAACGCTTCACCTGTATCGACCAAATATATGCTGGAAGCGAAGAAAAAAGGTACGAAGATCATCGTCATCAATCCTTATAAAGAACCGGCGATGGATAAGTATTGGATACCGTCAAACGCAGAGTCTGCGATCTTCGGCACAAAGCTTGCCGATGACTGGTATCAGGTAAATATCGGCGGTGATATCGCCTTTATGCACGGTATCATGAAGCACTGGTTCGAAATGGAAGAGAACAATCACGGATCTGCCATCAATCATCAATTTGTGAGCGAGCACGTGAATAACTACGAAGAATTGAAGAATACCGTTCAATCTCAATCATGGGAAGAAATCACTGCTTCTTCAGGCATTACACAGGAGCGCATCGCTGAACTGGCTGAACTGCTAGCTAAAAGTGAAAATGCCGTGTATGTGTGGGCACTTGGTTTGACGATGCACTCGTTTGCAACGGATAACATCTCGCAGGTGGCGAACCTTGCACTGCTTCGCGGTCACCTTGGCAGAAAGTATGCAGGATTGATGCCGTTCCGTGGACACTCAAGTGTTCAGGGAAGCGGAGAGATGGGTGCTGACCCATTTGTTCTCCCAGGCGGTGACTTTGCCGGTGAAAATATCAACCGCATCGAAAAGCTATGGGGCTTCGATCTTCCGAAATGGCAAGGGGATGTCGTCGGGATCACCCTTGAAAACATCTTATTGCCAAGCGACCATGAGCGTAAAATGAAGCTTTATTATATGAGCGGCGGTAACTTCCTTGAGACGATGCCAAACCCTGATTTCATCGAAAAAGCTTTATCCGAGCTTGAAATCCGCGTTCATCAGGATATTATCCTGAATACGTCCACATTGGTGGATGCGAAAGAAGCGGTCATTGTGCTGCCTGCGCAAACACGCTATGAGCAGGAAGGCGGCGGAACGAGTACGTCAACGGAACGGATGGTGTACTTCTCTCCTGAAATTAAAGGAAATAAGAACCTGGTTGAAGAGGCTCGTGCCGAATGGAAGATATATATCGATTTGGCCAAGCGTGTAAAAGGTGAAGAGGCAAGCCTGGTTGAGTTCAAGACCGGTCAGGAAATCCGTGACGAAATCGCCCTTGCGAATCCAAGCTATGACGGCATTCAAAACCTGAAAAAGAAAGGGGACGTCTTCCAATGGGGCGGAGCCTGGTTATGTGAAGGCGGAATCTGCCCGACGCCGGACGGAAAAGGGAACCTGATCTCTGTAGAAATCCCTGATCTGAACAAAAAACCTGATGAGTTCTATTTGACGACACGACGAGGGAAGCAATTCAACTCAATGGTGTATAAAGAAACAGATCCATTCAACAACGCTGAACGATACGATGTGCTGATCAATAAAGAGGATGCACAGGAGTTGAGTGTTGCTGAAGGAGAAGGCATCGTCCTTCACAATGGCTATGGTGTGTTCCAGGGCCGTGCGAAATTCGTTGATATCGCGAAAGGAAACATCGAAGTGCATTTTCCTGAAGGAAACTGCCTGCTTCCGAAAGGCCGATATGAACAATTCTCGAAAATCCCTGATTACAACATTGCCATCACTGTTGAAAAAGCAGACCGCTATACAGCGAAAAAAGATGTGAACTATTTAGAAAAGAGGATTGATGATCTGGAAATGGAAGTCAACTAACTTTCATTTTCAGGGCTCTGTCCCTTTATGTTATAAATTTGAATCCTATTTAGGTTATAATGACCGCAATAGGATTCATTTTTTGCTATCTTCGCAAAACTTGTCGTTTTATAATATTCAGGATTCTGGGGTGTCGGTGTGCGGAAAGCAACCTCCCATCGCTTACATAAACAACAAGGTTTACAATACAGCCAAATCATAAAACAAATATAATAGAAGGGAGGGATTGAGATGAACGAACGGTATTCACGCCAGATCCTATTTAAACCGGTTGGTGAAAGTGGACAGAAGCGTATCAGTGAAAAGCACGTCTTGATTTTAGGATGCGGGGCGCTTGGGACGGCCAATGCGGAAATCCTTGTCCGTGCGGGGATCGGGAAACTGACGGTGATCGACCGGGATTACGTCGAGTACAGTAACCTGCAGAGACAGCAATTGTTTACAGAACGGGACGCAAGGGAACAGATTCCGAAAGCGGTCGCCGGGAGGGACAGGCTGGTTCAAATCAATTCTGAAGTTGAAATTGATGCCCATATCATGGATGCCACTCCTGAGAATCTCCTTCCTTTACTTGACGGGGTCGATCTCGTCATCGATGCGACCGATAATTTTGACGTGCGCTTCATGATGAATGATCTCTTCCAGAAACACAACATCCACTGGATATTCGGTTCCTGTGTCGGAAGTATGGGGATGAGTTATACGATTCTGCCGGGGCACACGCCGTGTATCACGTGTTTATTACATGCCATGCCCTATTCCGGGGCAACGTGCGATTCGGTCGGCATCATTTCCCCGGCGGTCCAGATGGTTGCTGCCCATCAAACGGCCGAGGCGCTGAAATTGCTTGTTGGGGACCACGATTCATTAAGGTCCCGCCTCGTACTCTTTGATCTTTGGAATAATCATTATCAAACTATCAAGGTAGACCGGGCCAAAAAAGAGGATTGCCCGACATGCGGGGTAAACCCAAGCTTTCCATATTTAAACTACGAAGCACAAACGAAAACGGAAGTGCTGTGCGGCAGGAATACGGTCCTCATACGTGCAGGACAACCGTTTCATATTGATGAATTGTCGGCGAGGCTTGAAAAGCTCGGAAACATAAAGAAAAACCAATATTTGATTTCACTCGAATACGGATCTCACCGCTTGATGTTCTTTAAAGATGGAAGAACGATGGTCCACGGCACAAACTCAATCGATCACGCAAAAAAAATATATTATCAGATTATGGGGTGAGAAGGAGCTATGGTGAAGAAAAGAAGTCCGATCAAAGTACATGAAGCCATTGAA
The nucleotide sequence above comes from Bacillus sp. KH172YL63. Encoded proteins:
- a CDS encoding L-lactate MFS transporter; the encoded protein is MQKKAKNRWLIAASAVGIHISIGSVYAWSNFTTPLMEEFGWTAKQVQFTFSLAILFLGLSAAFMGHFVEKYGPKKSGLLAALFFGVGIIGSGVAVNTGSLTLLYLFYGVFGGIGLGVGYIAPVSTLVKWFPDRRGLATGLAIMGFGFAAAIASPIMNDLISGVGIANTFFVLGISYFIIMTLSSLYLAKPEEGWVPKGFSEGGKKIPQDLSQLTANESIKTRRFYYLWIMLFINVTCGIAVISAMKPLAVESIGLTKEAAAALVGGLGIANGLGRIGWASISDYIGRANTYTAFFLLQIPIFFFLPNITTQSIYAVMVVIVYACYGGGFASIPAFIGDLFGTKQLGAIHGYILTAWAAAGLVGPLFAAYIKDSTGSYAGSLTFFAGLFVIALVVSFLIRIDIKKLRAKLDEKVKNSVAS
- a CDS encoding DUF2294 domain-containing protein translates to MNKYEAEFSNLVRSFRKKHMGKGPSKINTTFCKNWAICEMEGNLSPVEKFISGTDKGKQILKSARTEMVKDLYRNNPPKEMEEFLGCAFVDLFVDIDIDRDFGMSIFIFEENIEMKYCK
- a CDS encoding FdhF/YdeP family oxidoreductase, translating into MGKTKHPGPQKKQIKPDPSLWVSPIPFGLGKVKPKHIRDTMKIAWDNRDNMGYATRILTEGVCDGCALGVSGLNDQTLTGPHICTTRMNVLRLNTMPAVKPEILHADIDELRQYDSTELRKLGRIPYPLIRRKGERSFSRLTWDDAMDMIADKMKSLDPKQYAFYLTSRGITNESYYVAAKVARFLGTNNIDNASRICHSPSKTALKRSVGVGASTSNYLDWIGTDVILVWGSVASNASPVSTKYMLEAKKKGTKIIVINPYKEPAMDKYWIPSNAESAIFGTKLADDWYQVNIGGDIAFMHGIMKHWFEMEENNHGSAINHQFVSEHVNNYEELKNTVQSQSWEEITASSGITQERIAELAELLAKSENAVYVWALGLTMHSFATDNISQVANLALLRGHLGRKYAGLMPFRGHSSVQGSGEMGADPFVLPGGDFAGENINRIEKLWGFDLPKWQGDVVGITLENILLPSDHERKMKLYYMSGGNFLETMPNPDFIEKALSELEIRVHQDIILNTSTLVDAKEAVIVLPAQTRYEQEGGGTSTSTERMVYFSPEIKGNKNLVEEARAEWKIYIDLAKRVKGEEASLVEFKTGQEIRDEIALANPSYDGIQNLKKKGDVFQWGGAWLCEGGICPTPDGKGNLISVEIPDLNKKPDEFYLTTRRGKQFNSMVYKETDPFNNAERYDVLINKEDAQELSVAEGEGIVLHNGYGVFQGRAKFVDIAKGNIEVHFPEGNCLLPKGRYEQFSKIPDYNIAITVEKADRYTAKKDVNYLEKRIDDLEMEVN
- a CDS encoding MoeB/ThiF family adenylyltransferase, which produces MNERYSRQILFKPVGESGQKRISEKHVLILGCGALGTANAEILVRAGIGKLTVIDRDYVEYSNLQRQQLFTERDAREQIPKAVAGRDRLVQINSEVEIDAHIMDATPENLLPLLDGVDLVIDATDNFDVRFMMNDLFQKHNIHWIFGSCVGSMGMSYTILPGHTPCITCLLHAMPYSGATCDSVGIISPAVQMVAAHQTAEALKLLVGDHDSLRSRLVLFDLWNNHYQTIKVDRAKKEDCPTCGVNPSFPYLNYEAQTKTEVLCGRNTVLIRAGQPFHIDELSARLEKLGNIKKNQYLISLEYGSHRLMFFKDGRTMVHGTNSIDHAKKIYYQIMG